A single genomic interval of Fibrobacter sp. UWB13 harbors:
- a CDS encoding YgcG family protein has product MSKRILSILFILLLAIPVAASFKVNKAGLPKRPQNSYVYDEDRLLTKQEVLFINVLSEELYKKAGFGLAVALIHDIGFADFRDYALNIAESWGVGGKSNEGVLIFAAMKQHKRSVEVGYGAEGYLPDVLVERLQQKTIVPAFRVEKYGQGVITLAWEIAQVVAKEKGITLEVNTDQLPQEEENSPFGLALIIFVILFLLVSKNGGGRGNGCLWFLLGNALSNSSRGHHRGGFGGGFGGFGGGGFGGGFGGGFGGGSFGGGGSGGSW; this is encoded by the coding sequence ATGTCAAAAAGAATTTTATCGATACTGTTCATTCTGTTGCTCGCAATACCTGTTGCGGCAAGTTTTAAAGTAAACAAGGCGGGGCTCCCAAAGCGCCCGCAGAACAGTTACGTGTACGATGAAGACCGTTTGCTCACAAAGCAAGAAGTGCTATTCATCAACGTACTTTCTGAAGAGCTTTACAAGAAGGCAGGCTTTGGGCTTGCGGTAGCACTCATCCATGATATCGGCTTTGCAGACTTTAGAGATTACGCTTTGAACATTGCCGAAAGCTGGGGCGTTGGCGGCAAATCGAACGAAGGCGTCCTGATTTTTGCGGCGATGAAACAGCACAAGCGCAGTGTCGAAGTCGGTTACGGCGCCGAAGGTTACTTGCCCGACGTGCTCGTGGAACGGCTCCAGCAAAAGACAATTGTCCCTGCATTTAGGGTTGAAAAATATGGTCAAGGAGTCATAACGCTCGCTTGGGAAATTGCGCAAGTCGTCGCCAAGGAAAAAGGCATCACGCTTGAAGTCAATACCGACCAGCTCCCGCAAGAAGAAGAAAACAGCCCATTCGGACTCGCACTCATTATTTTCGTGATTCTGTTCCTGCTTGTTTCGAAGAATGGCGGCGGACGCGGAAATGGTTGTCTCTGGTTCTTGCTCGGGAACGCCCTCAGCAACAGCAGTCGTGGCCACCACCGCGGTGGTTTTGGCGGTGGATTTGGAGGATTTGGCGGAGGCGGCTTTGGTGGCGGTTTCGGCGGTGGATTTGGTGGAGGCAGTTTTGGCGGAGGCGGCTCCGGCGGAAGCTGGTAA
- a CDS encoding helix-turn-helix domain-containing protein has product MLNFLRQANVLPDKIAMFTSLKEFGLENYVKVQAAVLLLVKRGSVDVELDLKTYHLEAGALFVVFPEQVLRAKMASADFDPVCIACSKNMIDELIIRFDDNTRLILRYRENPLQQLDKVKFDQLNASFEFLKKKFETTETNACRLQVLKNHLIALLYECIGIVDEPIATDVVKSRGQVLFAQFIDLVVEHHREQHSVKFYADELGITPKYLSAVAEEQTGKNAKRWIDEHIALDAKVLLRSSSRDIQKVSKILNFPDVSFFGKFFKRLVGVSPKAYRKTTD; this is encoded by the coding sequence ATGTTGAATTTTCTGCGTCAAGCAAACGTGTTGCCCGATAAGATTGCCATGTTTACCAGTCTTAAGGAATTCGGGCTTGAAAATTATGTAAAAGTTCAGGCGGCGGTGCTTCTCTTGGTGAAACGCGGCTCTGTGGATGTAGAACTAGACCTTAAGACTTATCACCTTGAAGCGGGAGCCTTGTTTGTCGTGTTCCCGGAACAGGTGTTACGGGCCAAGATGGCTTCTGCCGATTTTGACCCGGTGTGCATTGCTTGCTCCAAGAACATGATTGATGAATTGATCATTCGTTTTGACGATAATACGCGGCTTATTTTGCGGTATCGTGAAAATCCTTTACAGCAGCTTGATAAAGTTAAGTTTGATCAATTGAATGCAAGCTTTGAATTTTTGAAGAAAAAGTTTGAAACGACGGAAACGAACGCTTGCCGTTTGCAGGTTCTCAAGAATCATTTGATTGCGCTTTTGTATGAGTGCATTGGAATTGTAGACGAGCCTATTGCTACGGATGTGGTCAAAAGTCGTGGTCAGGTGCTATTCGCGCAGTTTATTGACCTCGTTGTCGAACATCATCGCGAACAGCATTCCGTGAAGTTTTACGCCGATGAACTTGGGATTACGCCGAAGTACCTCTCTGCCGTTGCCGAAGAGCAGACCGGGAAGAATGCCAAGCGTTGGATTGACGAACACATCGCGCTCGATGCGAAAGTTCTGTTGCGCTCGTCTTCCAGAGACATCCAGAAAGTCTCCAAGATTCTGAACTTCCCGGACGTTTCGTTCTTTGGAAAATTCTTCAAGCGCCTCGTCGGAGTTTCGCCCAAAGCCTACCGCAAAACGACGGATTAA
- a CDS encoding DUF3943 domain-containing protein has product MFRKLLSSLLFLSVTALSMDISQGVIPLFSVPSQTLPEDSINVMYSITNTTFEDTLEIDALDKPKEVSPFIVLGEVFGFNGFIWAWDRYVLDKNYARTGPSYWKRNFKEGWEWDHNHWAINFYGHPYQGATYYNFARGAGYGFYGSLLFTALGSYTWEMFAETEYPSINDLLATSIGGAVYGEVLYRLSRKFYGVEESSWYKQVAAFGFAHSAYLQRKVFGNRDGITGNTPVDMSIFLGTGSHFGNIYRYGGRNEDDLDQRWDDKHIMYGAEIEYGKPFRKVKRPFDYFNLYTRGEVGPDGTLFQLDVTGKLTNAGVHGRGHWVDFATYLDYSTFYGDFATVGTISLGTGIDFSLWLLPSLRFRMYHQIYFILLGTTDMGYDDLIRAVHPEYESDMDNYQYNMGAKYVLGLELLVGNRFRVKTKTVVDALHTIPGSLPHYGADGWDMLLKNYITMEYDLTDKISIGGRLDTYAKVAAYSSEFFEPMSRGVFAYTLYFSYKLF; this is encoded by the coding sequence ATGTTTCGCAAACTGTTGTCATCGCTATTATTTTTGTCTGTAACCGCATTGAGCATGGATATCTCGCAGGGCGTGATTCCTTTGTTTTCTGTCCCGTCTCAAACGCTTCCCGAAGATTCCATTAACGTCATGTATTCGATAACGAACACGACGTTCGAAGACACGCTAGAAATCGATGCGTTGGACAAGCCTAAAGAAGTTTCCCCGTTTATCGTCTTGGGCGAGGTATTTGGTTTTAACGGCTTTATCTGGGCATGGGACCGCTATGTGCTAGATAAAAATTATGCACGCACAGGACCGAGCTATTGGAAACGCAATTTTAAAGAAGGGTGGGAATGGGACCACAACCATTGGGCGATTAACTTTTACGGACATCCTTACCAAGGGGCAACTTATTACAACTTTGCACGTGGCGCAGGCTACGGATTTTATGGAAGCTTGTTGTTTACGGCGCTAGGAAGCTACACGTGGGAAATGTTTGCCGAAACGGAATACCCGTCCATTAATGACTTGCTTGCTACATCAATTGGTGGTGCCGTGTATGGTGAAGTTCTTTACAGGCTTTCGCGAAAATTTTACGGCGTTGAAGAATCTTCTTGGTACAAGCAAGTTGCCGCATTTGGCTTTGCTCACTCGGCTTACTTACAAAGAAAAGTTTTTGGCAATCGAGATGGTATTACGGGGAATACGCCGGTGGACATGTCCATCTTTTTAGGAACAGGTTCGCACTTTGGTAACATCTACCGCTATGGTGGCCGCAACGAAGATGACTTGGACCAACGCTGGGATGATAAGCATATCATGTACGGTGCCGAAATAGAATATGGCAAGCCGTTCCGGAAAGTCAAGCGTCCGTTCGATTATTTTAATTTGTACACTCGAGGTGAAGTTGGTCCAGACGGGACGCTTTTCCAGCTTGACGTGACGGGCAAACTCACGAATGCAGGTGTTCATGGCCGTGGTCACTGGGTCGACTTTGCGACATATCTCGATTACAGCACGTTCTACGGCGACTTCGCGACGGTTGGGACGATTTCTCTTGGAACGGGTATCGATTTTTCGCTTTGGCTTTTGCCGTCATTGAGATTCCGCATGTATCACCAGATTTATTTCATATTGCTTGGTACAACGGATATGGGCTACGATGACCTGATCCGGGCGGTGCATCCAGAATATGAGTCGGATATGGACAATTACCAGTACAACATGGGTGCGAAATATGTGTTGGGCTTGGAACTTTTGGTTGGAAACCGTTTCCGTGTAAAGACGAAAACCGTGGTTGATGCTCTGCATACCATTCCGGGCTCGCTACCGCACTATGGTGCTGACGGCTGGGACATGTTGTTGAAGAACTATATTACGATGGAATACGATTTGACGGATAAGATTTCTATTGGTGGGCGCCTGGATACTTATGCCAAGGTCGCCGCTTACTCCTCCGAATTTTTTGAACCGATGAGCCGAGGCGTCTTTGCGTACACCCTGTACTTCAGCTACAAACTGTTTTAA
- a CDS encoding UDP-glucuronic acid decarboxylase family protein encodes MRCLVTGGAGFLGSHLCERLLNDGHEVICLDNYFTGRMANVAHLRDNRNFELIRHDVTEPILLEVDRIFNLACPASPIHYQFNPVKTIKTSVMGAINMLGLAKRVKARILQASTSEVYGDPAVHPQTEDYWGNVNPIGIRSCYDEGKRVAETLFMDYHRQNKVDIRIVRIFNTYGPRMLPNDGRVVSNFIVQALNGEDITIYGDGSQTRSFCYVDDLIEGFVRMMNQDKIIGPVNIGNPGEFTMLELAKEVLELTGSKSKIVYKPLPGDDPKMRRPDISLAKSALKWEPTIPLRQGLEKTIVYFDNLLKSK; translated from the coding sequence ATGCGTTGTTTAGTTACTGGTGGTGCTGGATTCTTAGGAAGTCACCTTTGCGAAAGACTTTTGAATGACGGTCACGAAGTCATTTGCCTGGACAATTACTTCACAGGTCGTATGGCTAACGTTGCCCACCTGCGCGACAACCGCAACTTTGAACTCATCCGTCACGATGTGACCGAACCGATCCTTTTGGAAGTGGACCGCATTTTCAACTTGGCATGCCCGGCAAGCCCGATCCATTACCAGTTCAACCCGGTAAAGACCATCAAGACAAGCGTCATGGGCGCAATCAACATGCTCGGTCTCGCAAAGCGCGTGAAAGCCCGCATCTTGCAGGCTTCTACAAGTGAAGTTTACGGTGACCCTGCTGTACACCCGCAGACCGAAGACTACTGGGGAAACGTGAATCCCATCGGCATCCGCAGCTGCTATGACGAAGGCAAGCGCGTCGCCGAAACGCTCTTTATGGATTACCACCGCCAGAACAAGGTCGACATCCGCATTGTTCGCATTTTCAATACGTACGGTCCGCGCATGCTCCCGAACGACGGTCGCGTGGTTTCGAACTTCATTGTCCAGGCGCTCAATGGCGAAGACATTACCATTTACGGTGATGGTAGCCAGACGCGTAGCTTTTGCTACGTGGACGACCTCATCGAAGGCTTTGTCCGCATGATGAATCAGGACAAGATTATCGGACCGGTGAACATCGGTAATCCTGGCGAATTCACGATGCTCGAACTTGCGAAGGAAGTGCTTGAGCTTACGGGTTCCAAGAGCAAGATTGTCTACAAGCCGCTACCGGGTGACGATCCCAAAATGCGCCGTCCGGACATTTCGCTTGCGAAGAGTGCTCTCAAGTGGGAACCGACCATTCCGCTTCGCCAGGGCCTCGAAAAGACAATCGTCTACTTCGATAATTTGCTCAAGTCGAAGTAA
- the nadC gene encoding carboxylating nicotinate-nucleotide diphosphorylase: MYGDNSTPVFPTEDALTMIRLALAEDVRTGDVTSEWTIPADQKQHARLIAKEDGVLAGLPIIELVFQELKANAKVTLHKNDGDVVKKGDLIAELDGTTHELLTGERTLLNFIQQLSGVATVAHTFQEALKGGKTKVLDTRKTIPGFRTLQKYAVRVGGGSNHRMGLFDMVLVKDNHIAAAGGVLEALEVVKKNNKQGLMVEMEVENFDQLRALLNKGVDVIMLDNMSNEMMAEALKIIKESGDKVLVEGSGNMTLERAKQIATLGLDFISVGALTHSVKALDISMRI; encoded by the coding sequence ATGTACGGCGATAATTCTACTCCAGTATTCCCAACCGAAGATGCTTTGACCATGATCCGCCTCGCTTTGGCGGAAGACGTTCGCACGGGCGATGTGACTAGTGAATGGACTATTCCTGCTGACCAGAAACAGCATGCCCGCCTCATCGCCAAAGAAGATGGCGTGCTCGCCGGCCTCCCGATTATTGAACTCGTGTTCCAGGAACTCAAGGCAAACGCCAAGGTGACGCTCCACAAGAATGATGGTGACGTCGTGAAGAAAGGCGACCTGATTGCCGAACTTGATGGCACGACTCATGAACTTTTGACGGGCGAACGTACGCTTTTGAACTTCATCCAGCAGCTCTCTGGTGTGGCAACTGTGGCTCACACGTTCCAGGAAGCCTTGAAGGGCGGTAAGACCAAGGTGCTCGATACTCGCAAGACAATTCCGGGTTTCCGCACTTTGCAGAAGTACGCCGTTCGCGTCGGTGGTGGTTCCAACCACCGCATGGGTCTCTTTGATATGGTGCTCGTGAAGGACAATCACATTGCAGCTGCTGGTGGCGTGCTCGAAGCTCTTGAAGTTGTCAAGAAGAACAACAAGCAGGGCTTGATGGTCGAAATGGAAGTCGAAAACTTCGACCAGCTCCGCGCTCTTCTCAACAAGGGTGTCGATGTCATCATGCTCGACAACATGAGCAACGAAATGATGGCCGAAGCCTTGAAGATTATCAAGGAAAGTGGCGACAAGGTGCTTGTGGAAGGTTCTGGCAACATGACACTCGAACGCGCGAAGCAGATTGCTACGCTCGGCCTCGACTTCATCTCTGTCGGTGCCCTCACGCATAGCGTCAAGGCTCTCGACATCTCGATGAGAATTTAA
- a CDS encoding sugar transferase, which produces MIRATTLERILLILSDFAALSICFALAFWVQFHSGWIVDKFDPTKTFESYWQYGLVLNIGWLTLFTFAGLYRSWLLLSRTHQVLRVLRAVVIGVVLVIVCLFGAEFMGKVFTNQPLSEGYLYGSRFPWIFIYGGLAILLVGLFRMLIYIFLRALLRKGYGANNILVLGATEAGKKIAEDLAKTPARGQRVVGFVDERYQVLPKKFAKVPVLGKYSDLPALVKKYKVSGIIIAHESTSPQEIMRVLVWICELPLHIYIVPELYSVVNGRFKANLVYGFELQELFAFTMPLWQVRVKRIIDIAFGLFLGLLSLPVCLFAAIAIKLDDHGPVFYSQERIGLYGKPFTVYKFRTMRTDAEKFGAQWATKKDPRITRIGRFLRKTRIDELPQILCVLKGDMSMVGPRPERAVFIGKLREQIPFYISRLKMKPGLTGWAQVCHHYDTSIEDVQIKLQYDMYYYENMSLLLDFQILVRTVYVVLTGKGAQ; this is translated from the coding sequence ATGATTCGCGCAACTACTTTGGAACGAATTCTTTTAATCCTCTCGGATTTTGCCGCTTTGTCGATTTGTTTCGCCTTGGCGTTTTGGGTTCAGTTCCATAGTGGTTGGATTGTAGATAAGTTTGACCCGACCAAGACGTTCGAAAGCTATTGGCAGTACGGACTAGTCTTGAATATCGGGTGGCTTACTCTATTTACCTTTGCCGGATTGTATCGCTCCTGGTTGTTGCTTTCAAGAACGCACCAAGTCTTGCGCGTCCTCAGGGCTGTCGTGATTGGTGTGGTCTTGGTGATTGTCTGTCTTTTTGGTGCTGAATTCATGGGGAAGGTCTTCACGAACCAACCGCTCAGCGAGGGCTATCTCTATGGATCTCGGTTCCCGTGGATATTTATATATGGCGGCCTTGCTATTTTGCTTGTTGGCCTGTTCCGTATGCTCATCTACATCTTCTTGCGGGCTTTGCTCCGTAAGGGTTATGGGGCGAACAACATCCTCGTGCTTGGCGCTACAGAAGCGGGTAAAAAGATTGCTGAAGATTTGGCAAAGACTCCGGCTCGTGGTCAGCGTGTTGTGGGCTTTGTCGATGAACGCTATCAAGTCTTGCCGAAAAAGTTTGCGAAGGTTCCGGTTCTCGGCAAGTATTCTGATTTGCCTGCTCTTGTCAAGAAGTACAAGGTCAGCGGCATTATCATTGCGCACGAAAGTACGTCTCCGCAAGAGATTATGCGTGTGCTCGTCTGGATTTGTGAACTCCCGCTCCACATTTATATTGTTCCTGAATTGTATAGCGTTGTGAATGGACGCTTTAAGGCAAACCTCGTTTACGGTTTTGAACTGCAGGAACTTTTTGCGTTTACGATGCCGCTTTGGCAGGTGCGTGTCAAGCGCATTATCGATATTGCTTTTGGCTTGTTCCTCGGACTTTTGTCTCTCCCGGTCTGCTTGTTTGCTGCTATTGCGATTAAGCTCGATGACCATGGTCCTGTTTTCTATTCGCAGGAACGCATTGGTCTTTATGGCAAGCCGTTTACGGTCTACAAGTTCCGCACGATGCGTACCGATGCCGAAAAGTTCGGTGCCCAGTGGGCCACCAAGAAGGACCCGCGCATTACGCGAATTGGACGCTTCTTGCGCAAGACCCGCATTGATGAACTTCCGCAGATTCTTTGTGTTTTGAAAGGCGACATGAGCATGGTGGGGCCGCGTCCGGAACGCGCTGTGTTTATCGGCAAGCTCCGTGAACAGATTCCGTTCTACATCAGCCGCCTCAAGATGAAACCGGGCCTCACAGGCTGGGCTCAGGTTTGCCACCATTATGATACGAGCATCGAAGATGTGCAGATCAAGCTCCAGTACGATATGTATTACTACGAGAATATGAGCTTGCTTTTGGACTTCCAGATTCTTGTACGAACAGTTTACGTTGTTTTAACCGGAAAAGGCGCACAGTAA
- a CDS encoding homoserine dehydrogenase, with protein MLRIGLIGTGTVGGGVIQILEQKIAEYKEKLGVELQLACICAKSEEEVAPYKAKGYKVSTNADEMIAGDDIDVLVELAGGYNMPRKWILAALESGKHVVTANKALLAKYGHEIFPLAAKKGLHVLFEAAVGGGIPIIRSVQEGFVGSTVESLSCIINGTCNYILSRMAEEGLDFDVVLKDAQKLGFAEADPTFDIEGIDSAHKTALLASLCSGKRVDFEKIHVTGISKITAQDIAFAKELGCCVKLLGIYHRDGDRVDARVHPCFVPNTNLLSNVNGVINAVYLKCDNLGETVQTGAGAGRLPTASAVVADLVSLARSTDQGSRKALPMGWFNVENSATLVPISETSARYYLRFTSRDACGVLAKITKILADNNISIETIIQKNVNDPGKVSIVVITEKTLDSKLSKAVDAVNSLSEIVEKSQVIRFLA; from the coding sequence ATGTTGCGTATTGGTTTAATTGGCACGGGTACCGTTGGTGGTGGTGTCATTCAGATTCTTGAACAGAAGATTGCCGAATATAAGGAAAAGCTTGGCGTTGAACTGCAGCTCGCTTGCATCTGCGCTAAGTCCGAAGAAGAAGTTGCCCCGTACAAGGCTAAGGGCTACAAGGTCTCGACCAATGCCGACGAAATGATTGCTGGCGACGATATCGACGTGCTCGTGGAACTCGCTGGTGGCTACAACATGCCGCGCAAGTGGATCCTCGCTGCTCTCGAAAGCGGTAAGCATGTGGTGACGGCCAACAAGGCTCTCCTCGCCAAGTACGGTCACGAAATTTTCCCGCTCGCCGCAAAGAAGGGCTTGCATGTCCTGTTCGAAGCTGCTGTTGGCGGTGGCATTCCTATCATCCGCAGCGTCCAGGAAGGCTTCGTTGGCTCTACGGTCGAAAGCCTCAGCTGCATTATCAATGGTACTTGCAACTACATCCTCAGCCGCATGGCCGAAGAAGGTCTCGACTTCGACGTCGTCTTGAAGGACGCCCAGAAGCTCGGCTTTGCTGAAGCTGACCCGACTTTTGATATCGAAGGTATCGACTCCGCCCACAAGACCGCCCTCCTTGCTAGCCTTTGCAGCGGCAAGCGCGTGGACTTCGAAAAGATTCACGTTACCGGTATTTCCAAGATTACCGCCCAGGATATCGCATTCGCCAAGGAACTTGGCTGCTGCGTGAAGCTCCTCGGCATCTACCACCGCGATGGCGACCGCGTGGACGCCCGTGTCCATCCGTGCTTCGTTCCGAACACTAACTTGCTCTCTAACGTGAACGGCGTCATCAATGCTGTTTACCTCAAGTGCGACAACCTCGGCGAAACGGTTCAGACCGGTGCCGGTGCTGGCCGCCTCCCGACCGCATCTGCAGTCGTGGCAGACCTCGTGTCCCTCGCTCGTTCTACCGACCAGGGCAGCCGCAAGGCACTCCCGATGGGCTGGTTCAACGTCGAAAACTCTGCAACGCTCGTTCCGATCTCCGAAACTAGCGCCCGCTACTACCTCCGCTTCACGTCCCGTGACGCTTGCGGTGTGCTCGCCAAGATTACGAAGATCCTTGCAGACAACAACATCTCTATCGAAACGATTATCCAGAAGAACGTGAACGACCCGGGCAAGGTGTCCATCGTCGTCATTACGGAAAAGACTCTCGATAGCAAGCTCTCCAAGGCTGTCGACGCAGTGAACTCTCTCTCCGAAATCGTTGAGAAAAGCCAGGTCATCCGCTTTCTCGCTTAA
- a CDS encoding TIGR02171 family protein — translation MTVRLFWVLIFAGFFWGCFSDGGSYPAEGIPSSDVHRQMLLVEGSKDTVTLGTNKSGAKIDESPEMKVLLDYDFWMDVHKVTCGEFKSVAEKRIDCGSDSVPVVNVTFFDAVLFANEKSKMDDLDTVYEYSSVEFDRDGHCVNLAGFSFHLDRMGYRLPTEAEWVKVASEDDKCSDCFEEEKEFVNDYKGLFKNEIVTNFAGASSANGADERIIKGGSSSNLYSRGGTYPVSPSTYDDHVGFRLALGAIPNATFLDQDGKEVSSPIRIVLSALKLWDYTKTSKVKLVFKNEVTGNLNYIDYTNEKDIVEIVDTIPAYHPDISPDGKKVAFCTGIEGIDQTSRLYVRNLDPKGSGLVKLDVKSAAIPRWSVLANGDTVITYVTKAGDNSNESTFKSASTWQVPFMNGKFGTPVKLFDGSFHGGISEDESLAVTGSKILRARVYKKEKIWYNKEQACNVSLAKDYSKRTAFLDFGGSTGKNFVGEKYRVHEYLFIADSSGNLVQSVRAPSGFVFDHSEWATGRVNQNLVATLTNADGAHTKIVLVHLADSSVTNLVEGEELWYPNLWIQGKKQTLSSSSKVSSSSKEIASNSSSSRNDGKGSSSSGAESSSSKNSSSSGESSSSSDDSSSSGESSSSSDFFSSSSEELVEFFELDEDSAGFYAKNNEFQEAHWSYKMELVWTYWDTADVVVFGSSRSHHGVIPKLFSDQFYVVNLASAHGNLHSTHYIAVNYVLPHFKKLKYIIVGISLDRLWLGKVNSFFYLYSPEIKGYVYDANHDFWKSGVPEGLKEMTHDVPKVSSYAANLTERGYMPLNSCSDWRSSAHAEKDIGWLDTGLVRLEETLGYLTDIIELAAERNIKVIGVEFPQNPNYKESNAYGKYGLRNSDAPQILERLDALTQKYSNFTFFDQHKMGEHDYLEGMSYDDDHLCRAGAMQMTHRLDSLLKTLE, via the coding sequence TTTTTTTGGGGGTGTTTTTCGGATGGAGGGAGTTATCCAGCCGAGGGTATTCCGTCTTCGGACGTTCATAGGCAAATGTTGCTTGTCGAAGGGTCAAAAGATACCGTTACACTAGGAACAAATAAGAGTGGTGCCAAAATAGACGAATCTCCGGAAATGAAGGTCTTGCTGGACTATGATTTTTGGATGGATGTCCATAAGGTAACTTGTGGTGAATTTAAGTCGGTTGCTGAAAAACGCATCGATTGTGGCTCGGATAGCGTGCCTGTAGTCAATGTGACTTTTTTTGATGCTGTTCTCTTTGCTAATGAAAAAAGCAAAATGGATGATTTGGATACGGTCTATGAATATTCAAGTGTGGAATTTGATAGAGATGGACATTGTGTGAATCTTGCAGGTTTTTCGTTCCATCTCGATAGGATGGGCTATAGGCTCCCGACCGAAGCTGAATGGGTGAAGGTAGCTTCTGAAGATGATAAATGTTCGGATTGTTTTGAAGAAGAGAAGGAGTTTGTCAACGACTACAAAGGTCTTTTCAAAAATGAGATCGTGACAAATTTTGCGGGTGCGTCCAGTGCAAATGGCGCCGATGAACGTATTATCAAGGGTGGATCTTCGTCAAACCTTTATTCAAGAGGGGGGACGTATCCTGTAAGTCCGTCTACTTATGATGACCATGTTGGGTTCCGTTTGGCGCTTGGCGCAATCCCTAATGCGACTTTTTTAGACCAAGACGGAAAGGAAGTAAGTTCTCCTATTAGAATTGTTTTATCAGCGCTGAAACTGTGGGATTACACAAAGACTTCTAAAGTAAAGCTTGTCTTTAAAAACGAGGTTACGGGCAACCTCAACTATATAGATTATACAAATGAAAAAGATATAGTGGAAATTGTGGATACGATTCCTGCTTATCATCCCGATATTTCTCCGGATGGGAAAAAAGTGGCGTTCTGTACGGGTATAGAAGGTATCGACCAAACTTCCCGGCTTTACGTCCGAAATTTGGATCCAAAGGGGTCCGGTCTTGTAAAACTTGATGTCAAGAGTGCTGCTATCCCTCGCTGGAGCGTGCTCGCTAATGGAGATACTGTTATTACCTACGTGACCAAAGCAGGGGATAATTCTAACGAGAGTACCTTCAAAAGTGCAAGTACTTGGCAAGTGCCGTTTATGAATGGAAAGTTCGGAACGCCGGTAAAGTTGTTCGACGGTTCGTTCCATGGCGGTATCAGTGAAGACGAGTCGCTTGCGGTTACAGGGTCGAAAATTCTCCGTGCTCGTGTCTATAAAAAAGAGAAAATCTGGTATAATAAGGAACAGGCGTGCAATGTATCGCTTGCGAAGGATTATAGTAAGCGTACGGCTTTTCTTGATTTTGGTGGTAGCACTGGCAAAAATTTTGTGGGCGAAAAATACAGAGTCCACGAGTATTTGTTTATTGCGGACAGCTCTGGAAATCTTGTTCAAAGTGTGAGGGCACCTTCGGGTTTTGTATTTGATCATTCCGAATGGGCAACGGGTCGTGTGAACCAGAATCTTGTGGCGACTCTTACAAATGCAGATGGAGCTCACACGAAGATTGTTCTTGTCCACTTGGCGGATAGTTCTGTTACAAATCTTGTTGAAGGCGAAGAATTATGGTACCCGAACCTCTGGATTCAGGGGAAAAAGCAGACCCTTTCCAGTTCAAGCAAAGTATCCAGTAGTAGTAAAGAGATTGCTTCGAACTCTTCGAGTTCTCGCAATGACGGCAAAGGCTCGAGTTCTAGCGGCGCAGAATCAAGCAGCAGTAAAAACTCCAGTAGCTCCGGGGAATCGAGCTCTTCAAGCGATGATTCTAGCAGCTCAGGAGAATCGAGTAGTTCTAGTGATTTCTTCAGCAGTTCTTCGGAAGAACTAGTGGAATTCTTTGAACTTGATGAGGATAGCGCAGGTTTTTATGCCAAAAACAATGAGTTCCAGGAAGCGCATTGGAGCTACAAGATGGAGCTTGTCTGGACTTATTGGGATACTGCGGATGTCGTCGTTTTCGGATCGTCCAGATCGCATCATGGGGTTATTCCCAAATTGTTTAGCGATCAGTTCTACGTGGTAAATTTAGCTAGTGCGCATGGCAATCTTCACAGTACGCATTATATTGCGGTCAATTACGTATTGCCTCACTTTAAGAAGTTGAAGTATATAATCGTTGGCATAAGCTTGGATAGGCTCTGGCTTGGCAAAGTGAACAGCTTCTTTTACCTTTATAGCCCAGAAATCAAAGGGTATGTCTACGATGCCAATCACGATTTCTGGAAGTCTGGCGTTCCTGAAGGTCTTAAGGAAATGACGCATGATGTGCCCAAGGTTTCCTCGTATGCTGCCAATTTGACCGAACGGGGGTATATGCCTTTGAACAGTTGTAGCGACTGGAGGTCGAGTGCACATGCCGAAAAGGATATTGGATGGCTTGATACGGGGCTTGTCCGTCTTGAAGAAACTTTGGGTTACTTGACCGATATTATCGAATTGGCTGCTGAAAGAAATATCAAGGTTATCGGTGTGGAGTTCCCGCAGAATCCCAATTACAAGGAATCGAATGCTTATGGAAAATATGGGCTCCGTAACAGCGATGCTCCGCAAATTCTAGAACGACTCGATGCTTTGACCCAGAAATACAGCAATTTTACCTTCTTTGACCAGCATAAAATGGGGGAACATGATTACCTGGAAGGAATGAGTTATGACGATGATCACCTCTGCCGTGCTGGTGCCATGCAAATGACCCATCGTCTGGACTCTCTGTTAAAAACTTTGGAGTGA